A part of Streptomyces sp. NBC_00557 genomic DNA contains:
- a CDS encoding cellulose-binding domain-containing protein, translating to MPDLPTPKDATEAALFSEGWDAVLSYADLCTSGSLTAHQLANEAFALGMREVRAAARTHVRGAGRRTPRLPTIPALLTAVRDTAAAWEADGQGHKLDPDLRLWLNSGNAARFSGPPLERPVALRGLRDLQEADASLLWLAEVEALPLPTVARRLGLDPATVADELDQVRTLFRDRCHRAHLDTPMDAECRSYARLLDAVTRSAAADTPDDLSRHLATCVRCAEAAACLRLHGGGLPAALAGGVIGWGGLAYLERRRRAAEVRLGAGRPGADAAGGEPEEGGAGRHRALRGGLLAAAVLLSALALGVSMMPFGGSGDDSAAARDDRQPVADPSVSRTTSRPPSPKAPAPTPAPSKTRTARRTGGGKPRPEPQGSTSSAAHTPGPARSSAPAAECRVAYHLVDQWRDGFQAAVTVTTDRPLDGWSVSWTYPDGQRVAQMWDATVQQNGARVTATATDYDKAVTAHGTLSFGFTGTWQTENRSPYGFTLNGAPCAAG from the coding sequence ATGCCCGACCTGCCGACCCCCAAGGACGCCACCGAGGCCGCGCTGTTCTCGGAGGGCTGGGACGCGGTGCTCAGCTATGCGGACCTGTGCACCTCCGGGTCCCTGACGGCCCATCAGCTGGCGAACGAGGCGTTCGCGCTCGGCATGCGCGAGGTCCGCGCCGCCGCCCGCACGCACGTGCGCGGCGCGGGCCGCCGCACCCCGCGCCTGCCCACGATTCCGGCGCTCCTCACCGCCGTACGCGACACCGCCGCCGCCTGGGAGGCCGACGGCCAGGGCCACAAGCTCGACCCCGATCTGCGGCTGTGGCTCAACTCCGGCAACGCCGCCCGCTTCTCCGGGCCGCCGCTGGAGCGGCCGGTCGCCCTGCGCGGCCTCCGGGACCTGCAGGAGGCAGACGCCTCGCTGCTGTGGCTCGCCGAGGTGGAGGCGCTGCCGCTGCCCACCGTCGCCCGGCGGCTCGGTCTGGACCCGGCGACCGTCGCCGACGAACTCGACCAGGTCCGCACCCTGTTCCGGGACCGCTGCCACCGCGCCCACCTGGACACCCCGATGGACGCCGAGTGCCGCTCCTACGCCCGCCTGCTGGACGCGGTCACCCGCTCGGCGGCCGCCGACACCCCGGACGACCTCTCCCGGCACCTCGCGACCTGCGTGCGGTGCGCCGAGGCCGCCGCGTGCCTGCGCCTGCACGGCGGCGGACTGCCCGCCGCGCTGGCCGGCGGGGTCATCGGCTGGGGCGGCCTCGCCTACCTGGAACGCCGCCGGCGCGCCGCCGAGGTCCGCCTCGGCGCGGGCCGCCCCGGCGCCGACGCGGCGGGCGGGGAACCGGAGGAGGGCGGCGCCGGCCGCCACCGGGCGCTGCGCGGCGGCCTGCTCGCCGCGGCCGTACTGCTGTCGGCGCTGGCGCTGGGGGTGTCGATGATGCCGTTCGGCGGCTCCGGCGACGACAGCGCCGCCGCCCGCGACGACCGGCAGCCGGTAGCCGACCCCAGCGTCTCCCGCACCACCAGCCGGCCCCCCTCCCCGAAGGCGCCCGCCCCCACCCCCGCCCCCTCCAAGACGCGCACGGCCCGCCGCACCGGCGGCGGGAAGCCCCGCCCCGAACCCCAGGGCAGCACCTCCTCGGCCGCCCACACTCCGGGCCCCGCCCGCAGCAGCGCCCCCGCGGCCGAATGCCGGGTCGCCTACCACCTCGTCGACCAGTGGCGGGACGGCTTCCAGGCCGCGGTCACCGTCACCACCGACCGCCCCCTCGACGGCTGGAGCGTCTCCTGGACCTATCCCGACGGCCAGCGGGTCGCCCAGATGTGGGACGCCACCGTCCAGCAGAACGGCGCCCGCGTCACCGCCACCGCCACCGACTACGACAAGGCCGTCACCGCCCACGGCACCCTGTCCTTCGGCTTCACCGGCACCTGGCAGACCGAGAACCGCTCCCCGTACGGGTTCACGCTCAACGGGGCACCCTGCGCGGCCGGCTGA